In the Sinorhizobium arboris LMG 14919 genome, one interval contains:
- a CDS encoding CvpA family protein, producing MPITILDGIVLGVALFSAILAMVRGFSREVLSVASWVGAAAAAYFLYPHLLPYASQYTTSGTVAMIGSAAVIFLIALIIISFITMRVADFIIDSRIGALDRTLGFLFGAARGILLVVVAMLFFNWLVAPPQQPVWVTHAKSKPLLDNLGNQLVALLPEEADATILDRLRGKDTTGEGESESPPVQTEQAPGEEAPATNG from the coding sequence ATGCCCATCACAATTCTCGACGGTATCGTTCTCGGCGTCGCGCTGTTTTCGGCCATCCTCGCGATGGTCCGCGGCTTCTCGCGCGAGGTTCTGTCGGTGGCGAGCTGGGTCGGTGCGGCCGCCGCGGCCTATTTCCTCTATCCGCATCTCCTGCCCTATGCGAGCCAGTACACGACCAGCGGCACGGTCGCGATGATCGGTTCGGCGGCCGTGATCTTCCTGATCGCGTTGATCATCATCTCTTTCATCACGATGCGCGTGGCCGACTTCATCATCGACAGTCGCATCGGCGCGCTCGACCGCACGCTCGGTTTCCTGTTCGGAGCCGCTCGCGGCATCCTGCTCGTCGTCGTCGCCATGTTGTTCTTCAACTGGCTGGTGGCGCCGCCGCAGCAGCCCGTCTGGGTCACCCATGCGAAGTCGAAGCCGCTGCTCGACAATCTCGGCAACCAGTTGGTCGCGCTCCTGCCGGAAGAGGCCGACGCAACGATTCTCGACCGCTTGCGCGGCAAGGATACGACCGGCGAAGGCGAAAGCGAGTCGCCGCCGGTCCAGACGGAACAGGCACCCGGCGAGGAAGCGCCGGCGACGAACGGTTGA